Proteins encoded in a region of the Zea mays cultivar B73 chromosome 2, Zm-B73-REFERENCE-NAM-5.0, whole genome shotgun sequence genome:
- the LOC103646349 gene encoding uncharacterized protein, translating into MGGRSFFCIFSFSRKSRRYSVDDEEAGDAAWEVPGRLRKVRSSDEDNGWWVGERDVDQKASDFIATFHRQRRLVV; encoded by the coding sequence ATGGGAGGGAGGTCGTTCTTCTGCATCTTCAGCTTCTCACGCAAGTCCAGGCGCTACTCCGTCGACGACGAGGAGGCGGGCGACGCCGCCTGGGAGGTCCCGGGGAGGCTGCGCAAGGTGCGCTCCAGCGACGAGGACAACGGCTGGTGGGTCGGCGAGCGCGACGTTGACCAGAAGGCCTCCGACTTCATCGCCACCTTCCACCGCCAGAGGCGCCTCGTCGTCTAG